The genomic stretch CGGTGAGGATCACCAGTGTCATCCCCACCGCGATGATGCCGTTGATAGAGGCCTGACGGACTACATTGATCAGGTTGCTTGGCGTCAGAAAACGCGGGGAGAGCACGCTCAGCACCAGGCAGAGCATCACCAGCGTCAGAACCAGCCCCAGCCGTGTCCAGCGCTCCCGAGCCTCCAACGCCCCCAGACCCGACATAAGCTTCGCGGGTTGTTCCAGCCTCCTCATCCGCCCCGCCGAAGGGTGATCCATCCCTGCCCGCCTCAAAGAGAAAATGCCTGGGAAAGCCGTCGAAAAAAACACAAGGTCATTAAAAGATCACACCAGATACCAGGATCACATTGGCATAAGGGGTGCATTCGCCGGTCCGGACCACCGCGCGGGCAGTCGCCGTCATCGCCTTGAAGGTCTCATGGGGCACGTGCTCCAGGGGGATCGAGGCCAGCCGCTCCCGTAAGGCGGCATACAACGTGGGGCTGCGGTCCATCATCTCAACGGCCATAATCGCCTTCTCTACGTGAAGTTCCTCCAGGACCGCATCGAGGACATCCAGAAAGGGGGGGAGCCCCGGACGAACCGCCAGGTCAATCCGCTGGACCGCTGGAGGGATCGGCAGCCCCGCGTCGGCGATAACCAGCAGATCCCCATGCCCCATCTGAGCCACCACCTGGCTCAAAGGAGCGTTGAGCAACCCACGTTTTTTCATCGAGAACCTCCCGGCTCAGGTGGAATGCCGAACGACCATGCGAACCGGCAGCAGATAACGGGCCGGCGGGCGTCCCCCCGCCTGGATCCGGCGAAGGAGGAGCTCCCCCGCCAGCCGGCCCATCTCATAGGTGGGCTGGGCCACCGTGGTCAGGGGTGGGATGACATAGGCCGCCAGGGCGATATCATCGAAGCCGACCAGAGCGATATCCTGAGGGATCCGCAGGCCTGCCTCGCCAATCGCCCGCATCGCCCCGATCGCCATCAGATCGTTGCAGGCGAAAATCGCCGTCGGGCGGATCGCAGGAGGGAGGCTTAAGAAAAAGCGCGCCGCGTGATATCCGCTT from Thermoflexus sp. encodes the following:
- the rbsD gene encoding D-ribose pyranase; translation: MKKRGLLNAPLSQVVAQMGHGDLLVIADAGLPIPPAVQRIDLAVRPGLPPFLDVLDAVLEELHVEKAIMAVEMMDRSPTLYAALRERLASIPLEHVPHETFKAMTATARAVVRTGECTPYANVILVSGVIF
- a CDS encoding substrate-binding domain-containing protein; translation: RGHRRIACITGPSDLTPSADRVRGYQKAMEEAGIEPLEIWIRRGDFRAESGYHAARFFLSLPPAIRPTAIFACNDLMAIGAMRAIGEAGLRIPQDIALVGFDDIALAAYVIPPLTTVAQPTYEMGRLAGELLLRRIQAGGRPPARYLLPVRMVVRHST